In one Spirosoma rigui genomic region, the following are encoded:
- a CDS encoding ABC transporter permease, translated as MLTNYLKIAWRSLHKQRGFAFINIVGLAVGLGCCLLITLYVLDELSYDRYNTKADRIYRVHSDIKFGGNDMRFAVSPDPLGPTLKKDYPQVEQFVRLHQRGTWLVKRSGETMNLREDNITFADSTLFDVFTLPLVAGDPRRALAEPNTVVISESAATRHFGNQNPMGQTLVFGNAKTYRVSGVMRDMPHNSHVHSDFFVTMLNDDYPWGQWLSNNHHTYILLKPGQDAAALAKHFDTVIDKYVGPQAQQLIGTSMDQFRKAGNRMTYWLMPLTDIHLHSKQQIELAPNGDIQYVYIFSAVALFILLIACINFMNLATARSANRAREVGVRKVMGSERTQLIGQFMTESVLTTVLAMLLAIGLVAAALPAFNTLAAKDMSLQQLITPYYLPVLVALPLVVGLLAGSYPAFFLSAFQPITVLKGRINATGKSVGLRSGLVIFQFAMSVILIVGTIIVYRQITYIQTKNVGFNRDQLLTIRDVYSLGQQSEALKQDILRLPGVISGSISGFLPTPSDRNDSGFFAEGQSTVNKGVNMQHWGVDFDYVRTMGMQVIKGRDFSRSFGSDSSAMLLNETAVKILGFSDPIGKRVWRFDDAEGKTRKVYTVIGVVKNFHFESLRRNIGALSLVMDKSTGSATFRLSSANLPALLKQIETKWKELAPGQPFSYQFMDDSFDEMYRAEQRVGTIALTFAALAILIACLGLFGLAAFMAEQRTKEIGVRKVLGASVPSLIGLLSKDFLKLVLIAIVIASPLAWYAMHRWLADFAYRIDIEWWMFALAGILAIGIALLTVSFQSIKAALMNPVKSLRSE; from the coding sequence ATGCTAACGAACTATCTCAAAATCGCCTGGCGGAGCCTTCACAAACAGCGGGGATTCGCGTTCATCAACATCGTTGGCCTGGCCGTTGGGCTCGGATGCTGTCTGCTCATCACGCTCTACGTACTGGACGAGTTGAGTTATGACCGCTACAACACCAAAGCCGACCGCATTTATCGGGTACATTCCGATATTAAATTCGGGGGGAACGATATGCGGTTTGCCGTTTCTCCCGACCCCCTGGGACCAACGCTCAAGAAGGATTACCCACAGGTGGAGCAGTTTGTCCGGCTGCACCAGCGTGGCACCTGGCTGGTTAAGCGGTCGGGTGAGACTATGAACCTGCGCGAAGACAACATCACCTTCGCCGACTCTACCCTGTTCGACGTATTTACCTTACCGCTCGTGGCGGGTGATCCCAGGCGGGCGCTGGCCGAACCGAATACGGTTGTCATCAGCGAATCGGCGGCAACCAGGCACTTCGGTAACCAGAACCCAATGGGCCAGACGCTGGTCTTCGGCAATGCGAAGACCTACCGGGTGTCGGGAGTCATGCGCGATATGCCGCATAATTCGCACGTCCATAGCGACTTTTTCGTCACCATGCTGAACGACGATTACCCCTGGGGGCAGTGGCTGAGCAACAACCACCATACCTACATTCTGCTGAAGCCGGGGCAGGACGCGGCTGCCCTGGCGAAACACTTCGACACGGTTATCGACAAGTATGTTGGCCCGCAGGCCCAGCAACTCATTGGCACGAGCATGGACCAGTTCCGAAAAGCGGGTAACCGGATGACGTATTGGCTGATGCCCCTCACCGACATTCATCTGCACTCCAAGCAGCAGATTGAACTGGCTCCCAATGGCGACATTCAGTACGTGTATATTTTTTCGGCAGTGGCCCTGTTTATCCTGCTCATCGCCTGCATCAACTTCATGAATCTGGCAACGGCGCGTTCGGCCAACCGGGCCAGGGAGGTCGGTGTTCGCAAGGTGATGGGATCTGAGCGGACGCAACTGATTGGCCAGTTCATGACCGAATCCGTGTTGACAACGGTGCTCGCCATGCTTTTGGCCATCGGTCTGGTTGCCGCAGCGCTGCCGGCCTTTAACACCCTGGCGGCCAAAGACATGAGTTTACAGCAGCTGATCACACCCTACTACCTACCCGTGCTGGTTGCATTGCCACTCGTTGTGGGGCTGCTGGCGGGCAGCTACCCCGCGTTCTTTTTATCGGCGTTCCAGCCCATTACCGTCCTCAAAGGCCGCATCAACGCCACCGGCAAAAGCGTCGGGCTACGTAGTGGCCTGGTCATCTTCCAGTTCGCCATGTCGGTGATCCTGATTGTCGGAACGATTATCGTCTATCGCCAGATCACCTATATTCAGACCAAAAATGTTGGGTTCAACCGGGATCAGCTCCTTACCATTCGTGATGTCTATTCGCTGGGTCAGCAGAGCGAAGCGTTGAAGCAGGATATTCTGCGCCTGCCGGGGGTTATCAGCGGCAGCATTTCGGGTTTTCTGCCCACCCCCTCCGATCGCAACGATAGCGGATTCTTCGCCGAAGGCCAGTCGACCGTGAACAAAGGCGTTAATATGCAGCACTGGGGTGTTGATTTCGACTACGTCAGGACGATGGGGATGCAGGTAATCAAAGGGCGTGATTTCTCCCGGTCGTTCGGGTCCGATTCATCAGCCATGCTGCTGAACGAAACGGCCGTTAAAATCCTGGGCTTCAGCGACCCGATTGGCAAGCGTGTCTGGCGCTTCGACGACGCGGAGGGCAAAACCCGAAAAGTCTATACGGTCATCGGCGTTGTCAAAAACTTCCACTTCGAATCGCTCCGGCGCAACATCGGAGCCTTGTCGCTGGTGATGGATAAGAGCACGGGGTCGGCTACGTTCCGGCTCAGCAGTGCAAACCTGCCGGCGCTCCTTAAACAGATCGAAACCAAATGGAAAGAGCTGGCCCCCGGCCAGCCGTTCAGCTACCAGTTCATGGACGACAGCTTTGACGAGATGTACCGGGCCGAGCAGCGTGTTGGCACCATTGCCCTGACGTTTGCCGCCCTGGCCATTCTCATCGCCTGTCTGGGCCTGTTCGGGCTGGCGGCTTTCATGGCCGAGCAGCGTACTAAAGAAATTGGTGTTCGTAAAGTTCTGGGCGCGAGTGTGCCGAGCCTCATTGGCCTGCTTTCTAAAGATTTCCTGAAGCTGGTCCTCATTGCCATCGTCATTGCCTCACCCCTGGCCTGGTACGCCATGCACCGGTGGCTGGCCGACTTCGCCTACCGGATTGACATCGAATGGTGGATGTTCGCCCTGGCGGGTATACTGGCAATAGGCATCGCCCTGCTGACGGTCAGCTTCCAGAGTATCAAAGCCGCCCTGATGAATCCGGTAAAGAGTTTACGGAGCGAGTAA
- a CDS encoding ABC transporter permease, translating into MIQNYLRIATRNLWRNKVFSGINIIGLAVGLASCLLLFMYITHELSYDDFQQKADRIVRVTMEYSMEGRVAKIPQTGTKVVKEFGRQFPEIESGVRLINRDGVVNTGAQQFSEKRIVFADSAFFTLFSFPLLKGNPQIALAAPNLVVLSESTARKYFGDENPVGKTIRINTGGSFRDYAVTGVVQDSPANSQIKYDLLTSFLTLPAAKSEEWFSSNYATYLLLRKPDAVVSLQAKIPGFMKTQFGEEEKSAEGYLTYNLEPLRRVHLHSEVEGSFEPNGDLTYLYIIGSIALLILLIACVNYVNLATSRAVDRAQEVGVRKVMGAMRGQLFGQFMGESVIVTSIALVLALLLAALALPVFNDLSDRQFSINSWFEPRNLLLLVGTGLVVSLVAGSYPALVLARFEPVRVLKGHLKTTGAGQFRRALIVFQFAITAFLIISTLLVRNQLAFVQQKKLGYSKDHVLMLPVDTQVNEKIAAIKSEFRQNADVQHVSLASESPVFVEGGYGMRSANMAADQRKMVAGVSIDEDYVPAMSLQLIAGSNLNAVDMDRVSRMDNDSLTRSRFILNEAAVKELGWTPRQAIGQWLDMNGRLGEIKGVVADFHFASMKQKIGPLVLFPQNGGEILLVKLSGSQLPNTLRFLESKWRTLIPERPFAYEFMDEEFNTLYAAETRTGLIFSIFAFLSIVLACLGLFGLSAYTTAQRTKEIGVRKVLGASVFSIVRLLSQDFLKLVLVALVIASPLAWYAMNAWLNDFVYKIDIEGWVFALAGMLAIGIALLTVSFQSIKAALINPVKSLRSE; encoded by the coding sequence ATGATCCAGAACTATCTCCGAATTGCTACCCGAAACTTGTGGAGAAACAAGGTTTTTTCCGGTATCAACATCATCGGGCTGGCCGTGGGACTGGCCTCGTGCCTGCTGCTGTTCATGTACATCACGCATGAGCTGAGCTACGACGATTTCCAGCAAAAGGCAGATCGGATCGTGCGCGTTACGATGGAGTACAGCATGGAAGGCCGAGTCGCAAAAATCCCGCAAACGGGCACCAAAGTCGTGAAAGAATTTGGGCGGCAATTTCCCGAAATAGAATCGGGGGTGCGGCTCATTAACCGGGACGGGGTCGTTAACACTGGCGCCCAGCAGTTCAGCGAAAAAAGGATCGTCTTCGCCGATTCCGCTTTTTTTACGCTGTTTTCGTTCCCGCTCCTGAAGGGCAATCCGCAAATTGCCCTGGCGGCCCCGAACCTGGTTGTACTTTCGGAGAGTACGGCCCGTAAATACTTCGGCGACGAAAATCCAGTGGGCAAAACGATTCGCATCAACACGGGTGGTTCGTTTCGGGATTATGCCGTTACGGGCGTTGTGCAGGACAGTCCGGCCAATTCGCAGATCAAATACGACCTGCTGACGTCGTTCCTGACGCTGCCTGCGGCTAAAAGCGAAGAGTGGTTTTCGTCCAATTACGCCACGTATCTTTTGCTTCGTAAACCGGATGCTGTGGTTTCGCTACAGGCCAAAATTCCGGGCTTTATGAAAACTCAGTTCGGGGAAGAAGAAAAGTCGGCGGAGGGCTACCTGACGTATAACCTCGAACCCCTGCGTCGGGTGCATCTGCATTCCGAAGTAGAGGGCAGTTTCGAACCCAACGGCGACCTGACTTACCTCTACATTATCGGGTCGATAGCCTTGCTCATTCTGTTGATCGCCTGCGTCAACTACGTCAATCTGGCTACCTCGCGGGCCGTGGACCGCGCGCAGGAAGTGGGCGTACGGAAGGTGATGGGCGCTATGCGTGGCCAACTGTTCGGGCAGTTCATGGGCGAATCGGTGATCGTGACGTCCATTGCCCTGGTGCTGGCACTGCTGCTGGCAGCACTGGCATTACCGGTCTTCAACGACCTGTCAGACCGGCAGTTTTCGATTAACAGCTGGTTCGAACCCCGCAACCTCTTGTTACTGGTGGGTACCGGGTTGGTTGTCAGCCTGGTTGCGGGCAGTTATCCGGCACTGGTACTGGCGCGGTTTGAACCGGTACGCGTCCTGAAAGGGCATCTGAAAACCACCGGGGCGGGTCAGTTTCGGCGGGCGCTGATCGTCTTTCAGTTCGCTATTACCGCTTTCCTCATCATCAGCACCTTGCTGGTTCGCAACCAACTCGCCTTCGTGCAGCAAAAAAAATTGGGTTACAGCAAAGACCACGTGCTGATGCTTCCCGTCGATACGCAGGTCAACGAGAAGATAGCGGCCATAAAAAGTGAGTTCCGGCAAAATGCGGACGTTCAGCATGTGTCGCTGGCGTCGGAGTCGCCGGTGTTTGTGGAAGGCGGATACGGGATGCGCAGTGCCAACATGGCGGCCGATCAGCGGAAGATGGTTGCCGGCGTGAGCATCGACGAAGATTACGTTCCAGCGATGAGTCTGCAACTGATTGCGGGCAGCAACCTGAATGCCGTCGATATGGACCGTGTCTCGCGCATGGATAATGACAGCCTCACCCGAAGTCGGTTCATTCTCAACGAGGCCGCGGTAAAAGAACTGGGCTGGACACCCCGGCAAGCCATTGGCCAGTGGCTGGATATGAATGGGCGGCTGGGCGAAATCAAAGGCGTTGTGGCCGATTTTCACTTCGCGTCGATGAAACAGAAAATTGGTCCGCTGGTTCTTTTCCCCCAAAATGGCGGTGAAATCCTGCTGGTCAAACTATCGGGCAGTCAGTTACCCAACACGCTCCGGTTCCTGGAAAGCAAATGGCGGACGCTCATTCCCGAACGCCCCTTTGCCTACGAATTTATGGACGAAGAGTTCAATACACTCTATGCCGCCGAAACCCGAACCGGGCTCATTTTCAGCATTTTTGCATTCCTGTCCATCGTTCTGGCCTGCCTGGGCCTGTTCGGGTTATCGGCCTATACAACGGCGCAGCGGACCAAAGAAATTGGTGTTCGCAAAGTCCTGGGTGCTTCGGTGTTCAGCATCGTCAGGCTACTCTCGCAGGACTTTTTAAAACTCGTTCTGGTGGCGCTGGTCATAGCCTCTCCCCTCGCCTGGTACGCCATGAACGCCTGGCTCAACGACTTCGTCTACAAAATCGACATCGAGGGGTGGGTATTCGCGCTGGCCGGTATGCTGGCTATAGGCATTGCCCTGCTGACGGTCAGTTTCCAGAGTATCAAAGCCGCCCTGATAAATCCGGTGAAGAGTTTACGGAGCGAGTAA
- a CDS encoding PA14 domain-containing protein produces the protein MCTVRLLFCVLLLLLAGVDGSAQPNTSHGLKGDYYTGINFDRKVFSRIDPNLNFNWRGRTPGPGIDRQFYSVRWTGQLHAPTSGMYRFTVEVDDGVRVWVGNKKIIDAWDLHDNITFTGSVLLQAGKTYELRVDYFNDILEGEIKLYWVKPEDYNSLSNSPGSILAPDYLTYKPAKPTAPPVAAKPVLPVVGKPIPPVAAKPAARTLTAAKSPVSPDKRPGRAKTPAPVPRPAPISAEATVARPAVARPETTRPGTDLPNPEKPAVVSAVFDKLTTGETVVLSHVLFKQSEYLLLPDSYPELNKLVLALKRQPALRVTIGGHTDNVGDQRLNQTLSEYRAKVVANYLIQHGIAEERVRSTGYGGSRPLNGNATEAERIVNRRVEFTVW, from the coding sequence ATGTGCACCGTCCGTTTGCTCTTTTGCGTACTGTTACTACTGCTGGCTGGCGTTGACGGCAGCGCACAACCCAACACCAGTCACGGACTGAAGGGCGACTACTATACCGGAATCAACTTTGACCGGAAAGTATTCTCGCGCATCGACCCGAATCTGAACTTTAACTGGCGCGGGCGGACACCAGGACCCGGTATCGACCGGCAATTTTATTCGGTGCGCTGGACGGGACAGCTGCACGCACCCACGTCGGGTATGTACCGCTTTACGGTTGAAGTCGACGATGGCGTACGCGTGTGGGTAGGGAATAAAAAGATCATCGATGCCTGGGACCTGCATGACAACATCACGTTTACGGGCAGCGTGCTGCTGCAGGCCGGGAAAACGTATGAACTGCGCGTGGATTACTTCAACGATATCCTGGAAGGCGAAATCAAGCTCTATTGGGTAAAGCCGGAGGACTACAACAGTCTTTCCAATTCGCCGGGGTCTATTCTCGCCCCGGACTATCTGACCTATAAACCCGCAAAACCCACGGCCCCACCCGTTGCGGCCAAGCCCGTACTCCCCGTCGTTGGTAAACCGATACCGCCCGTCGCGGCCAAACCCGCGGCCCGGACGCTCACTGCGGCAAAGTCACCCGTTTCACCTGACAAACGGCCCGGTAGGGCAAAGACGCCTGCCCCCGTGCCACGGCCCGCCCCGATTTCGGCAGAAGCGACCGTAGCGCGGCCCGCGGTGGCCCGGCCGGAGACTACCCGACCCGGTACGGACCTGCCCAACCCGGAAAAGCCGGCGGTAGTATCAGCCGTTTTCGACAAACTAACGACGGGCGAGACCGTCGTCCTTTCGCATGTGCTATTCAAACAAAGTGAATACCTACTACTCCCTGATTCTTATCCGGAGCTCAATAAACTGGTGCTTGCCCTTAAACGTCAGCCCGCGCTCCGCGTCACCATTGGCGGACATACCGATAACGTGGGCGATCAGCGCCTGAACCAGACGCTGTCGGAGTACCGGGCCAAAGTGGTTGCCAATTACCTGATCCAGCACGGCATTGCCGAAGAACGGGTTCGGTCAACGGGTTACGGCGGCTCGCGACCGCTGAACGGGAACGCCACCGAAGCCGAACGTATCGTTAACCGGCGGGTAGAGTTTACGGTCTGGTAA
- a CDS encoding ABC transporter permease gives MKKILVSFATALQNIRNRFFHTVLSILGIVIGVAALVAILSLIDGLEQFAQEQITKTTSLKAIMVFPNLDKTVNDVAVRKEDYAYFNYDRFGRLRSSLTKPATGYLYVRQNGQVTAPGDTHRIGTVITGLGLPLHPDLTLRQGRLFTEADLNGRQPVALVNQKLARQLVGRQPEKRAIGRQLVYQDKRLTVIGIMADKDAKTGQLLMPITLFSDSALKASPPMGVIEATNVEDVPALKTEVDHWLKANMKNQTADFLIITNEQRVSQAAKGFMLFRLIMGLIVGISVLVGGIGVMNVLLISVTERTVEIGVRKALGAKRRDILWQFLSESITISTLGSLLGLALGLLSTLAFIPIVKALTDVPFQVAYTWNTFIIIMIIAMLIGVIFGTYPAMRAARLDPVEAIRRE, from the coding sequence ATGAAAAAGATACTGGTATCGTTCGCGACCGCTCTGCAAAACATCCGCAACCGATTTTTTCACACGGTGCTGTCCATTCTGGGCATCGTCATCGGCGTTGCCGCCCTGGTGGCCATTCTGTCGCTGATCGACGGGCTGGAGCAGTTTGCGCAGGAGCAGATCACGAAGACGACCTCGCTGAAAGCCATCATGGTGTTCCCGAACCTCGATAAAACGGTGAACGACGTAGCGGTTCGGAAGGAGGATTATGCCTACTTTAATTACGACCGCTTCGGCCGGCTACGGTCATCACTGACCAAACCCGCCACCGGTTACCTCTACGTCCGCCAAAACGGCCAGGTAACTGCCCCGGGCGATACCCACCGGATTGGTACGGTCATTACGGGACTGGGTCTGCCACTCCACCCGGACCTGACGCTCCGGCAGGGGCGGCTATTCACCGAAGCAGACCTGAACGGCCGGCAGCCGGTGGCATTGGTCAACCAGAAACTGGCGCGGCAGCTGGTGGGCCGTCAACCGGAAAAACGGGCGATTGGCCGGCAGCTGGTATACCAGGACAAGCGGTTGACGGTGATCGGAATCATGGCCGATAAGGACGCTAAAACGGGCCAGTTGCTGATGCCCATTACTCTCTTCTCCGATAGTGCCCTGAAGGCCAGCCCACCCATGGGCGTGATCGAAGCAACAAACGTGGAAGACGTTCCGGCCCTGAAGACGGAGGTTGACCACTGGCTGAAGGCCAACATGAAAAACCAGACGGCCGATTTCTTGATCATTACCAACGAGCAGCGGGTGAGTCAGGCGGCCAAGGGGTTCATGTTATTCAGGCTCATCATGGGCCTGATCGTGGGTATATCGGTGCTGGTGGGCGGGATTGGCGTGATGAACGTATTGCTGATCTCGGTCACGGAGCGCACCGTGGAGATTGGCGTCCGGAAAGCGCTCGGAGCCAAACGGCGGGATATCCTGTGGCAGTTCCTGTCGGAGTCTATCACCATTTCTACCCTGGGCAGTCTGCTGGGGCTGGCCCTTGGTCTGCTGAGTACCCTGGCGTTTATTCCCATTGTGAAAGCCCTCACCGATGTGCCGTTTCAGGTCGCCTACACCTGGAATACCTTTATCATCATTATGATCATCGCCATGCTGATCGGCGTTATTTTCGGTACGTATCCCGCCATGCGGGCCGCCCGGCTCGATCCCGTTGAAGCCATCCGGCGGGAATAG